In Streptomyces sp. NBC_00448, the following are encoded in one genomic region:
- a CDS encoding carbohydrate ABC transporter permease, whose protein sequence is MSAEPIRGRIRSLDPLLARRLRRAALHLVLLLVSLAMIAPFVWMVLTSVKTEADLASYPPHLLPQHWRWSNYSTALSYAPFGTYSLNSLVIAVSHTALNLLLASMAGYALARVPFRGRTPLFMAILAMMMIPTYTKVVPQYLIAKGMPFFGGNDYLGRGGHGWLDSWWGLIVPGALTPFAIFLFRQFYLSLPRELEEAARIDGLGEFGIYARVMTPQVKPAIATVALLTFESSWNNFLWPLIVTSSPDKRVLQVGLSSFQQSDQNAWAYLMAGTTMATVPMVVLFLFTQRYFVQGFANSGIK, encoded by the coding sequence ATGTCCGCTGAGCCGATCCGGGGCCGGATACGGTCCCTCGACCCGCTGCTCGCACGGCGGCTGCGCAGGGCGGCACTGCACCTGGTGCTGCTGCTGGTGTCCCTGGCGATGATCGCCCCGTTCGTGTGGATGGTCCTCACCTCGGTGAAGACCGAGGCGGACCTGGCGTCCTATCCGCCGCACCTGCTCCCGCAGCACTGGCGGTGGTCGAACTACTCGACGGCACTGAGCTACGCGCCGTTCGGCACGTACTCCCTGAACAGCCTGGTGATCGCGGTCAGCCACACGGCGCTGAACCTGCTGCTCGCCTCGATGGCCGGATACGCGCTCGCCCGTGTGCCGTTCCGCGGCCGGACACCGCTGTTCATGGCGATCCTCGCCATGATGATGATCCCCACCTACACCAAGGTCGTGCCGCAGTACCTGATCGCGAAGGGCATGCCCTTCTTCGGCGGCAACGACTACCTCGGCCGCGGCGGCCACGGCTGGCTCGACTCGTGGTGGGGGCTGATCGTCCCCGGCGCGCTCACCCCGTTCGCCATCTTCCTGTTCCGGCAGTTCTACCTGTCGCTGCCGCGCGAACTGGAGGAGGCGGCCCGGATCGACGGGCTCGGCGAGTTCGGCATCTACGCCAGGGTGATGACACCGCAGGTGAAGCCGGCCATCGCGACGGTGGCGCTGCTGACCTTCGAGTCGAGCTGGAACAACTTCCTGTGGCCGCTGATCGTCACCAGCAGTCCCGACAAGCGGGTGTTGCAGGTGGGGTTGTCCAGCTTCCAGCAGTCCGACCAGAACGCGTGGGCCTACCTGATGGCCGGCACCACGATGGCCACCGTGCCGATGGTCGTCCTCTTCCTCTTCACCCAGCGCTACTTCGTGCAGGGCTTCGCCAACTCCGGCATCAAGTGA
- a CDS encoding SDR family NAD(P)-dependent oxidoreductase, which produces MPFDLTGRRALVTGAGHGIGAAVARGLAAAGADVAVHYGRSAEGAEQVAAEIAGLGRKATALHADVTDGAEVTALVDAAAGFLGGLDIVVTNAGHLVARVPVAEMTEDHFHAVIDVNLTATYRTVRAAVPYLREAGRRGRIITMASQAAHDGGGPGAAAYAAAKAGVVGFTKGLAKEFGQDGITANSLAPGFIGDTAFHGTFTAPQVQEKIVGGLPIGRGGVPDDVAGAAVYLASDEAGYLTGATFDIGGGAWPR; this is translated from the coding sequence ATGCCGTTCGATCTCACCGGGCGCCGCGCCCTCGTCACCGGGGCCGGCCACGGGATCGGCGCCGCCGTCGCCCGCGGTCTGGCCGCCGCGGGCGCGGACGTCGCCGTCCACTACGGCCGCAGTGCCGAAGGCGCCGAACAGGTCGCCGCCGAGATCGCCGGACTCGGCCGGAAGGCCACGGCGCTGCACGCCGACGTCACCGACGGCGCCGAGGTCACCGCGCTCGTCGACGCGGCGGCCGGCTTCCTCGGCGGCCTCGACATCGTGGTGACCAACGCCGGCCACCTCGTGGCGCGGGTGCCGGTCGCCGAGATGACCGAGGACCACTTCCACGCCGTTATCGACGTCAACCTGACGGCGACCTACCGGACCGTGCGCGCCGCCGTGCCGTACCTGCGGGAAGCCGGCCGCCGCGGCCGGATCATCACGATGGCCTCGCAGGCCGCGCACGACGGCGGCGGACCGGGCGCGGCGGCCTACGCCGCGGCGAAGGCCGGGGTCGTCGGGTTCACCAAGGGCCTGGCCAAGGAGTTCGGCCAGGACGGCATCACCGCGAACTCCCTCGCCCCCGGCTTCATCGGCGACACCGCCTTCCACGGCACCTTCACCGCCCCGCAGGTCCAGGAGAAGATCGTCGGCGGCCTGCCGATCGGCCGCGGCGGCGTCCCGGACGACGTCGCCGGCGCGGCCGTCTACCTCGCCTCGGACGAGGCGGGCTACCTCACCGGGGCCACCTTCGACATCGGCGGCGGCGCGTGGCCGCGATGA
- a CDS encoding heparinase II/III domain-containing protein — protein MDTAEVRGAWTVLAHQACALRLRHLAASDDAADRVSAARGLERYAALYAELTRPGEHSGAPDWMLRGRLFQQALTEAIWAVNIGHAAWSLAERGEDTGTGTGGAAVARLLTALAHSADAARERLVARGDERSNYTAWLNAAAAVCRGRRDGDLRGHPGLATHPDGWEWEGSTYYHLFVLRAYLLSLRGCDPARIAPDDRERLAAMAAALAGVAAPDGDLPELHDGPYRRAEALAELHEVCLLVHQLFTGEPLAEVLDRVRSRSAAPAPDVEGWFDGPALPWPYSRPRRTFPDAGFAVVRGGGVHAVLDAGPHGGGHGHQDKLALYLYGPDGVAWQPDPGQVPYAHRAFRAYYASTAAHPAFCVDGADQRQVDARLDRADERSAHGVCAQAYDGVTATRTVTAAAGYLLDVLTVEADRARTLTAHLRPAVEFDAVRGPDGVVRTVWGDEAGPVLTGSHVASAQAEFAVRPHPGPADDPAAVRQGADWSAHGRRVVFASAYCRGLSPVRAMRLDGSLLAVELLDGTTDHHDLGE, from the coding sequence GTGGACACCGCTGAGGTGCGCGGCGCCTGGACGGTGCTCGCCCATCAGGCGTGCGCGCTGCGGCTGCGGCACCTCGCCGCGTCCGACGATGCCGCGGATCGGGTGAGCGCGGCCCGGGGACTGGAGCGATACGCGGCCCTGTACGCGGAGTTGACCCGGCCGGGGGAGCACAGCGGCGCGCCCGACTGGATGCTGCGCGGCCGACTCTTCCAGCAGGCGCTGACCGAGGCGATCTGGGCGGTGAACATCGGGCACGCGGCCTGGAGCCTCGCCGAGCGCGGCGAGGACACCGGCACCGGCACCGGCGGCGCGGCCGTGGCACGCCTGCTCACCGCGCTCGCGCACTCCGCGGATGCGGCCCGCGAACGGCTGGTGGCCCGCGGCGACGAGCGCTCCAACTACACCGCGTGGCTGAACGCCGCCGCCGCGGTCTGCCGAGGCCGCCGCGACGGCGACCTGCGCGGACACCCGGGACTGGCCACCCACCCCGACGGCTGGGAGTGGGAGGGCAGCACCTACTACCACCTGTTCGTGCTGCGGGCCTACCTGCTGTCGCTGCGCGGCTGCGACCCCGCCCGGATCGCGCCGGACGACCGGGAGCGGCTCGCGGCGATGGCCGCCGCGCTGGCCGGAGTCGCCGCACCCGACGGCGACCTGCCGGAGCTGCACGACGGGCCCTACCGGCGAGCCGAGGCCCTGGCCGAGCTGCACGAAGTGTGCCTGCTGGTACACCAGTTGTTCACCGGCGAACCGCTGGCTGAGGTCCTGGACCGGGTCCGGTCCCGGTCCGCCGCGCCCGCGCCCGACGTCGAGGGCTGGTTCGACGGCCCCGCGCTGCCGTGGCCGTACTCCCGCCCCCGCCGGACCTTCCCCGACGCCGGATTCGCGGTGGTCAGGGGCGGCGGCGTGCACGCCGTCCTGGACGCCGGCCCGCATGGCGGCGGCCACGGCCACCAGGACAAGCTCGCGCTGTACCTGTACGGCCCGGACGGCGTGGCGTGGCAGCCGGACCCCGGCCAGGTGCCGTACGCGCACCGCGCTTTCCGGGCGTACTACGCCTCGACGGCCGCGCACCCCGCCTTCTGCGTGGACGGCGCGGACCAGCGGCAGGTGGACGCCCGGCTGGACCGGGCGGACGAGCGCTCCGCGCACGGCGTGTGCGCGCAGGCGTACGACGGGGTGACCGCCACCCGCACGGTCACCGCGGCCGCGGGCTACCTGCTCGACGTGCTGACCGTCGAGGCCGACCGCGCGCGCACGCTCACCGCGCACCTGCGCCCGGCGGTGGAGTTCGACGCGGTGCGAGGCCCGGACGGCGTGGTCCGCACCGTCTGGGGCGACGAGGCGGGCCCGGTCCTCACCGGCAGCCATGTCGCCTCGGCGCAGGCGGAGTTCGCGGTCCGGCCGCACCCAGGGCCGGCCGACGACCCGGCGGCCGTCCGGCAGGGCGCCGACTGGTCCGCGCACGGCCGCCGCGTCGTCTTCGCCTCCGCCTACTGCCGCGGGCTGTCCCCGGTCCGCGCCATGCGGCTGGACGGTTCGCTGCTCGCCGTCGAACTCCTCGACGGCACCACCGACCACCACGACCTGGGAGAGTGA